CGGCGTTCGGACGGGATCCGACCATCGGTCAGGACCGGGAGCGCACGATCAGGTCGGCGAGCAGTGCCAGCGAGGCGATGATCAGCCCGGTCAGCAGGATCAGCAGGGTGTTGCTGGCCAGCCGGACGGGGTTGGCCACCACGTCGTACACCGCCTTCCCGCTGCCCAGCGTCAGCAGCGCCAGGGACGGTGGCATCAGCACCTTCAACGGGTTGAAGTACATCACCATCCGCAGCACCTGGAGGATGTAGCGGTAGGCGTCCTTCACGAAGTGGAACTTCGACCTGCCCGACCGTTTGGCGTACGGGATCGGGACGTACCTGATGACGTGCTGGTTGTGCAGGAACGCCATCGTGATCGTGGTGACACAGGAGAATCCGGCCGGCAGCAGCCGGAGGTAGGGCAGCGAGACCTCGCGGCGGAACGCCCGGAGCCCGGAGTTGAGGTCGGGGATCCGGGTGTTGGTCAGCCGTTCGGCGATCTTGCGGATCAGCCACTTCGCCGGCACCCGCAGCAACCTGTGCGAGCCCTGCTCGCTGGTGCGTGCGCCCACCACCTGGTCGACGGTCTCGTCCTGTTCGAGGATGCTGACGAGTTCGGGGATTCTTTCATTGGGGTACGACATGTCGGCGTCGGTCCACACCACGATGTCGCCGCGGGCCTGCTGGGTGCCGATCCGGCGAGCCGTGCCGGTGCCGCCGTTGGTGGCGAAGGCGATCACCCGCAGCCGCGGGAACCGGTCCTCCGCGGACCGCAGGACCTTCAGGGTGTCGTCGGTGGAGGCGTCGTCGATCGCCAGGATCTCGTAGCTGTAGCCGCTGGTCTCCATCGTGGCCACGGTGCGCTCGATCTCGGCGAGGACGTGCTGCTCCTCGTTGAAGCAGGGCAGGACCACGCTGACGTCGACGGGCTCGTCGGGTTCGTCCTGGTCGGCAGGGTGGGCTCTGGCGTCGGGCCGTGAGGCGCGCCGGCGGTGGAGGCGGCTACCCGAACGTGGAAGTGAACGGGTGGCGGTCCGGCTGTGCCGGACGGAGGGATCCATGGTTCGTCGTTCCCCCGGCAGGAGTGGCAGGCACAGGACATCGCACAGAGTGTGCGGTCTGCCACGAATTGTGTCCGCCCCGGCAGTCCGGCAAACCGGCACGGGCCGGGAACCTGCGCGCGGCGGGGCGCCGTCGGCCGGCGCCCCGCCGCGAGGGGGTCACAGGCGCCAGATCCGGCCGGAGCAGCGGTGACCCAGCCAGGCGAACTGGCCGAACGACGTCACGCTCAGCCCGAACCGCTCGAACGTCGGCCGGTCCTGCTCCTCCCACCATCGGTACGCCGACTCGACCTCCCGCCACAGCAGGTGCGGGCCGTGCTGGTCGACCCGGACCTCACCGGAGGGCAGCCGCAGGGCGGACGCGCAGGAGGTGGCGTCGTACACCCAGTACCGGGTCGGGGCGGTGCCCGGCAGGGCTGCCCCGGCCGCGGTCGTGGCTGCGGTTGCTGATCCGGTCGCGACGCCTCCGAGGTCTCGGCCCGGGCCGGTGCGCGCCCAGCGCAGGTGCGGCAGCCGGATCCCCAGTCCGAACAACGCGGCCGGGTCCGCCCAGATCGCCTCCGGGTCGAGGGTGGTCGTGGTGTGGTACCACGGCACCGCACCCTCGGCCTCGGTCACCACCGACGCCGGCGCGCTCGGGTCGGGCGCGCCGCTCCAGCCGACGAAGTGCCCCGCCGCCCGGCCGTCCTCGGTGACGGTGAGGTGCGCCTCGACCGAGCCGGCGAACGGGTTGCGCCACGACACGACCAGCCGGCCACCCGGGCGGACGAGCTGGACCCAGGCGTACGG
This Actinopolymorpha cephalotaxi DNA region includes the following protein-coding sequences:
- a CDS encoding glycosyltransferase family 2 protein, with amino-acid sequence MDPSVRHSRTATRSLPRSGSRLHRRRASRPDARAHPADQDEPDEPVDVSVVLPCFNEEQHVLAEIERTVATMETSGYSYEILAIDDASTDDTLKVLRSAEDRFPRLRVIAFATNGGTGTARRIGTQQARGDIVVWTDADMSYPNERIPELVSILEQDETVDQVVGARTSEQGSHRLLRVPAKWLIRKIAERLTNTRIPDLNSGLRAFRREVSLPYLRLLPAGFSCVTTITMAFLHNQHVIRYVPIPYAKRSGRSKFHFVKDAYRYILQVLRMVMYFNPLKVLMPPSLALLTLGSGKAVYDVVANPVRLASNTLLILLTGLIIASLALLADLIVRSRS